One Thermodesulfobacteriota bacterium genomic window carries:
- the panB gene encoding 3-methyl-2-oxobutanoate hydroxymethyltransferase: MSKITVPTIVEKKKQNEKIVVLTAYDASTANIIDETGVDIILVGDSLGNVIQGLGNTLQVTMDEMLYHTKIVSRGVKTAHLCSDMPFMSYQASKHDAVKNAGRIIKEGGAESVKIELTDTYVETVYAIQKAGIPVIGHIGLCPQSVLKMGGYKIQGREEIEAQGLFELAKKTEDAGAFSIVLESIPQGLAKKITESINIPTIGIGAGPFCDGQVLVINDMVGLSPEPIPKFVKKYANLRQIMTRSVEEFRDEVRGGVFPSVNHSYD; the protein is encoded by the coding sequence ATGTCAAAAATAACAGTTCCAACTATTGTTGAGAAGAAAAAACAAAATGAAAAAATAGTTGTCTTGACCGCTTATGATGCGTCTACTGCAAACATCATCGACGAAACAGGCGTTGATATTATATTAGTCGGTGATTCCCTTGGTAATGTTATTCAGGGTCTAGGAAACACCCTCCAAGTGACGATGGATGAAATGCTTTACCATACTAAAATTGTCTCAAGGGGAGTTAAGACTGCACATCTCTGTAGCGATATGCCTTTTATGTCTTATCAAGCTTCAAAACATGATGCTGTAAAAAATGCCGGCCGAATTATTAAAGAAGGCGGCGCAGAATCAGTAAAGATTGAATTAACAGATACTTACGTTGAAACTGTATATGCTATACAGAAGGCTGGTATACCCGTAATTGGCCATATCGGACTTTGTCCACAATCGGTACTTAAAATGGGTGGCTATAAGATACAAGGCAGGGAGGAAATCGAGGCACAAGGTCTCTTTGAACTCGCAAAAAAAACGGAAGACGCCGGCGCTTTTTCGATTGTTTTGGAGAGTATCCCGCAGGGACTTGCAAAAAAAATAACAGAATCTATCAACATTCCAACAATAGGTATTGGCGCCGGACCCTTTTGTGATGGTCAGGTACTTGTGATTAACGACATGGTTGGACTGTCACCAGAGCCCATTCCAAAATTTGTTAAAAAATACGCGAACTTGAGGCAGATTATGACGAGGTCGGTTGAAGAGTTCAGAGACGAGGTAAGGGGTGGAGTATTTCCAAGCGTGAATCACTCTTACGATTGA
- the panC gene encoding pantoate--beta-alanine ligase — MKILSSVNKMKEVANEIRKEGKTISFVPTMGALHAAHLSLVEEATKRADVCVVSIFVNPTQFGPDEDYMKYARDLDGDIKKLDKFGVHLVFVPETEEIYPKDFQTFVEVEKLENHLCGRHRKGHFRGVATIVLKLFNIVKPHIAIFGEKDYQQLKVIQRMVKDLNIDIDIVSCPIVRDESGLALSSRNSYLSSDEKESARSIIRTLHKMKEEFDTGSNLSTMIKGTGGKILKQSNIFDIDYLEICDPETLESKDLAERGDLLAIAVRLGSTRLIDNIRL; from the coding sequence ATGAAAATTTTGAGCTCCGTAAATAAAATGAAGGAAGTAGCAAATGAGATAAGGAAAGAAGGGAAAACCATCTCCTTTGTTCCCACGATGGGGGCTTTACACGCAGCTCATCTAAGTCTAGTAGAGGAAGCAACGAAAAGAGCGGATGTCTGCGTTGTCAGCATTTTTGTAAATCCCACACAGTTTGGCCCTGACGAAGACTATATGAAGTATGCACGGGATTTAGACGGTGATATAAAAAAATTGGATAAATTTGGTGTACATCTTGTATTTGTACCCGAGACAGAAGAAATTTATCCAAAAGATTTTCAAACTTTTGTGGAAGTAGAAAAACTCGAGAACCATCTATGCGGACGCCACAGAAAGGGCCATTTCAGGGGTGTCGCTACCATAGTTCTAAAGTTATTTAATATCGTAAAACCACACATCGCAATATTTGGAGAAAAGGATTACCAGCAACTGAAGGTAATTCAAAGGATGGTAAAAGATTTAAATATCGATATCGACATCGTTAGCTGTCCGATCGTTAGAGACGAATCTGGTTTAGCATTAAGCTCTAGGAATTCGTATCTTTCGAGCGATGAGAAGGAATCGGCCAGGTCTATTATCAGAACGCTTCATAAAATGAAAGAAGAATTTGATACGGGTTCCAACCTATCGACAATGATAAAAGGGACAGGCGGAAAAATTCTAAAACAGTCTAATATTTTTGATATAGATTATCTGGAAATTTGTGATCCAGAAACGCTGGAGAGTAAGGATTTGGCCGAAAGGGGCGACTTATTAGCCATTGCGGTGAGGCTCGGTAGTACGCGGCTTATTGATAACATCAGGCTCTAA
- the panD gene encoding aspartate 1-decarboxylase: MERVLLKSKIHRVTVTEADVEYEGSITIDKNLMDAADLNPYERVDIFNVTNGHRFFTYVIEGKRGSNAICVNGAAAHLARKGDSLIIASFATYGDEECRHHEPRLVYVDLKNRIKRIKPELPKLSVAKN; encoded by the coding sequence ATGGAGAGGGTACTCCTCAAATCAAAAATCCATAGGGTTACGGTAACTGAAGCGGACGTCGAATACGAAGGAAGCATAACGATAGATAAAAACCTGATGGATGCTGCTGATTTAAATCCCTACGAAAGGGTTGATATATTTAACGTGACTAATGGCCATAGATTTTTCACATATGTCATCGAAGGGAAGAGGGGATCTAACGCAATATGCGTGAACGGAGCGGCTGCCCATTTAGCAAGAAAAGGCGATTCGCTAATAATCGCAAGCTTCGCAACGTATGGTGACGAAGAATGCAGGCACCACGAGCCACGATTGGTATACGTTGATCTCAAGAACAGAATAAAAAGGATAAAACCTGAATTACCGAAGCTGAGTGTAGCCAAGAACTGA
- a CDS encoding phosphocholine cytidylyltransferase family protein: MKAVILAAGRGKRLYPYTKYIPKCLLDIGSETILEHQINHIRDCGIDEVVIVVGFGFEKVENFLRNYDGLGMKIKTLYNPFYQSTNSLISLWIARGEMEQDIVVMNGDDVFEIEVLELALGGREEKICLPIKVKKNYEEEDMKVHMRGKRIIEIGKSLTNRSSAESVGIRVFRDTGVEFLKRAIEEEMRIDGAENKWYISAIHRLIKKGYKIKSLDINDLFWMDVDYPSDLFKARFNSNKFLKKPFTERILRVVDSN, encoded by the coding sequence ATGAAAGCAGTGATACTAGCAGCGGGCAGAGGTAAAAGATTATATCCCTATACAAAATATATACCAAAGTGCCTACTCGACATCGGAAGCGAAACAATTCTTGAGCACCAAATAAATCATATAAGAGATTGTGGTATCGACGAAGTAGTAATAGTGGTAGGATTTGGTTTTGAAAAAGTTGAGAATTTTCTTCGGAATTACGATGGGTTAGGGATGAAAATAAAGACACTCTATAACCCCTTTTATCAATCTACCAATAGCCTCATTTCACTTTGGATAGCCAGGGGAGAAATGGAGCAGGATATAGTTGTTATGAACGGTGATGATGTTTTTGAGATTGAGGTGCTCGAACTGGCTCTTGGGGGCAGGGAAGAGAAGATCTGTTTGCCCATCAAGGTTAAAAAAAATTATGAAGAAGAAGATATGAAGGTTCATATGCGGGGAAAAAGAATTATCGAAATTGGTAAATCCCTAACAAACCGTTCATCCGCTGAATCGGTTGGTATTAGGGTTTTTAGAGACACCGGAGTCGAATTCCTTAAAAGAGCAATTGAAGAAGAGATGAGGATCGATGGCGCAGAAAATAAGTGGTATATATCTGCTATACACAGACTAATTAAGAAAGGGTATAAGATAAAATCACTCGACATCAATGATTTGTTTTGGATGGATGTAGATTATCCTAGTGACCTATTTAAAGCACGTTTCAATTCCAATAAATTTCTTAAGAAACCATTTACAGAAAGGATACTACGAGTTGTAGATTCGAATTAA
- a CDS encoding CDP-alcohol phosphatidyltransferase family protein → MDHAIVVAAGTGLDGEKLSPFGQIVFGEIPQFKRLIITAQRAGIKRFSIIIEKDDTSLKNLLVNDKRIESDIEWHPLGTPVSFSSTPSLILQSNLVTTPSALSDLINHKINQEEILLLIDQARDAWLKSKGDRIEDIFLSGGKAVGAFMASGKLLEKSIMNSMDLKSWVQELISRDKVTFTNFSDGYWMRLTSDDKSAKMAEDLLFSHVGKTMTGWISKNINSKISLRLSRYLVRTPLSPNMLSILINIIGMLCGPFYAIGHPVWGAVFLQIATVLDRCDGEVARIKLLETKRGQWVDTVSDQLTILSFIIGVTFGYYNITKSPLVLVFGALNLGIFIFFLIWSFYFLHKYTNSGSLVSYFKVDKLVGKENRTILHKLILIIRPMGRRNFYSLAFLVAAILVGYPLVFLGLTISLILFLIHQVEDIILIKRLKPATSTE, encoded by the coding sequence ATGGACCATGCAATAGTTGTAGCAGCCGGCACCGGCTTGGATGGGGAAAAGCTAAGCCCATTTGGTCAAATCGTATTTGGAGAAATACCCCAATTTAAACGTCTTATCATTACGGCTCAGAGGGCCGGTATAAAAAGATTTTCTATTATAATTGAAAAGGACGATACATCCTTAAAGAACCTACTGGTTAATGACAAACGGATAGAAAGCGATATCGAGTGGCATCCCCTTGGAACACCGGTGAGTTTTAGCTCAACTCCCTCATTAATTCTACAATCAAATCTGGTAACTACACCCAGTGCTCTATCAGATTTGATTAACCATAAAATCAATCAAGAAGAAATCTTACTACTGATAGACCAAGCTCGGGATGCGTGGCTAAAATCAAAAGGCGACCGTATAGAGGACATATTCCTAAGCGGGGGTAAAGCAGTTGGAGCCTTCATGGCTTCGGGCAAACTCCTCGAAAAATCTATAATGAACTCTATGGATCTTAAGTCCTGGGTCCAGGAACTAATCAGTAGAGATAAAGTAACATTCACAAATTTTTCAGATGGTTACTGGATGAGACTTACCTCGGATGACAAATCAGCTAAGATGGCAGAAGATCTTTTATTTTCACACGTCGGTAAAACAATGACCGGGTGGATATCAAAAAACATAAACAGCAAAATTTCTCTGCGCTTAAGTCGGTATCTAGTTCGCACGCCACTTTCACCAAACATGCTCAGCATTTTAATTAACATAATCGGAATGCTCTGTGGTCCGTTTTACGCGATTGGACACCCAGTATGGGGTGCCGTTTTTCTTCAGATTGCAACCGTACTCGACCGGTGTGATGGAGAGGTGGCTCGGATAAAGCTTTTGGAAACAAAGAGGGGCCAATGGGTAGATACCGTCTCGGACCAGTTGACTATACTCTCATTCATAATTGGTGTGACATTTGGATATTATAATATCACGAAGAGTCCGTTGGTTTTGGTATTTGGCGCGCTGAACCTGGGGATTTTTATATTCTTTTTAATCTGGTCATTCTATTTCCTACATAAATATACAAACTCCGGCAGTTTGGTATCATACTTCAAAGTGGATAAACTGGTAGGGAAAGAAAACAGGACGATCCTTCATAAATTGATTTTGATCATTCGTCCGATGGGCAGGAGGAACTTCTACTCTCTCGCCTTTCTAGTAGCCGCTATCTTAGTGGGTTATCCTCTGGTTTTTCTTGGTCTTACAATATCCTTGATACTATTTTTGATACACCAAGTCGAAGATATTATCTTGATCAAAAGACTAAAGCCTGCCACCTCAACCGAATGA
- a CDS encoding aspartyl/asparaginyl beta-hydroxylase domain-containing protein codes for MNEPTKYTDTGQYSKGNSSNINQKEPYNPPKNYAPKYISAIINWAEGLIERFSVYGNPRIYDNSIFPWVREVEDEWMKIRAELENVMLRREELPNFHEITSQAKPITNDNQWKTYMLAGYGLEGEMNSKSCPETARILKKIPGMKTAFFSILSPNKHIPAHKGPYNGVLRYHLGLIVPEPKEQCRIRIGDEIVHWEEGTSLIFDDTFNHEVWNDTSGFRAVLFVDFVRPVKFPINILNKIILKAAIFTPVIREAAENYKRWEKKFYKQ; via the coding sequence ATGAATGAACCAACAAAATACACAGACACCGGTCAGTATTCTAAAGGAAACTCGTCAAACATAAATCAAAAAGAACCATATAACCCTCCTAAGAATTATGCACCGAAGTATATCTCAGCCATCATAAATTGGGCTGAGGGTCTCATTGAGAGGTTTTCAGTCTATGGCAACCCTCGTATCTATGACAATTCTATTTTCCCCTGGGTCAGAGAAGTAGAGGATGAATGGATGAAAATTAGAGCCGAGCTTGAAAATGTTATGCTAAGAAGAGAGGAGCTTCCTAATTTTCATGAAATAACGAGTCAGGCAAAGCCCATTACAAATGACAATCAATGGAAGACATATATGCTCGCAGGTTATGGATTAGAAGGTGAAATGAATTCTAAGAGCTGCCCCGAAACAGCTCGTATCCTGAAGAAAATCCCTGGTATGAAAACTGCTTTTTTTTCTATTCTTTCGCCAAATAAACATATCCCTGCTCATAAGGGACCCTATAATGGGGTGCTTCGCTACCATTTAGGCCTAATAGTACCTGAACCCAAAGAGCAATGCCGCATCCGTATCGGTGATGAAATAGTGCATTGGGAAGAAGGAACAAGCCTGATCTTTGATGACACGTTCAATCATGAGGTTTGGAATGACACATCTGGATTCCGGGCCGTCTTGTTCGTTGATTTCGTAAGACCAGTGAAATTTCCTATAAACATCCTGAATAAGATCATATTAAAAGCCGCTATATTCACACCTGTTATAAGAGAGGCTGCCGAGAACTACAAGAGATGGGAAAAGAAATTCTACAAGCAGTAA
- a CDS encoding TraR/DksA family transcriptional regulator, with protein MAQKKNLRKPKKVMKDKKIAKKASKKGATKPLAKNKKVSKATPKQKQNKGKTSKSRFKNQIKDILFQMRKELIDDVSQSIKTETDYLRFDVGDFYDHATSDRARELSLMLTDRERQKLVQIEEALKKIDEGSYGICESCGDEIDEERLIAMPFARLCLSCKIDLETQGNL; from the coding sequence ATGGCTCAAAAGAAAAATCTGAGGAAACCTAAAAAAGTAATGAAAGATAAGAAGATCGCAAAAAAAGCATCTAAGAAAGGAGCTACAAAACCACTTGCCAAAAATAAAAAGGTGTCTAAAGCGACTCCCAAGCAGAAACAAAACAAAGGAAAAACATCAAAATCGCGATTCAAAAATCAAATTAAAGACATCCTCTTCCAGATGAGAAAGGAGCTTATTGATGACGTTTCTCAATCTATCAAGACGGAAACCGATTATCTCCGGTTTGACGTAGGGGACTTTTACGACCATGCGACGAGCGATAGGGCTCGTGAGTTATCTCTCATGCTCACCGACAGAGAACGACAGAAGCTCGTACAGATAGAAGAAGCCCTAAAGAAGATTGACGAAGGAAGTTATGGAATTTGCGAAAGCTGTGGTGACGAAATAGACGAGGAGAGGCTAATAGCAATGCCGTTTGCAAGGCTTTGCCTTTCATGCAAAATTGATTTAGAAACGCAGGGTAACTTATAA
- the mtnA gene encoding S-methyl-5-thioribose-1-phosphate isomerase → MSSFKTIEWKDDRVVMIDQRKLPMEEAYVECLTYEDVARAIKEMVIRGAPAIGVAAAMGVALGALKSEGKDKGDFLRELEEISMVLSKTRPTAVNLFWALRRMKDVVDKNYAGDIERIKMSLVEEAKRVYEEDVETCKKIGSVGGQLIEDGSVVLTHCNAGSLATADYGTALGVVRNAIERGKRIKVIVTETRPFLQGARLTAWELYKDGVPVSLITDGMAGYVMSKGMIDAVIVGADRIASNGDVANKIGTYSLSVLAKVHGIPFYVAAPMSTIDFDCPSGELIPIEERDTKEITHIMGNRIAPEVNVLNPAFDITPNENISSIITEKGIARAPYTISLKELLY, encoded by the coding sequence ATGTCTTCCTTTAAAACTATTGAATGGAAAGATGATAGGGTAGTGATGATCGATCAGAGGAAATTACCCATGGAGGAAGCCTACGTAGAATGTCTAACATATGAAGATGTAGCTAGGGCGATAAAGGAAATGGTTATACGTGGTGCTCCGGCTATCGGGGTTGCTGCTGCGATGGGGGTTGCACTTGGCGCATTGAAAAGTGAGGGAAAGGATAAAGGTGATTTTCTTAGAGAGCTCGAAGAAATATCGATGGTACTCTCAAAGACTAGGCCTACGGCAGTAAATCTTTTTTGGGCGTTGAGAAGAATGAAGGATGTAGTAGATAAGAATTATGCAGGGGATATTGAGCGTATAAAAATGAGCTTGGTTGAAGAGGCGAAGAGGGTATACGAAGAGGATGTTGAAACATGTAAGAAGATCGGCAGTGTGGGTGGACAGCTTATCGAGGATGGCTCTGTCGTTCTTACACACTGCAATGCCGGTTCTCTAGCAACCGCAGATTATGGAACCGCACTTGGGGTAGTGAGGAATGCAATTGAAAGAGGGAAAAGGATTAAGGTGATTGTAACGGAAACCAGGCCGTTTCTTCAGGGTGCCAGGCTTACTGCCTGGGAGTTGTATAAAGACGGAGTTCCAGTTTCACTAATAACGGACGGTATGGCGGGATATGTGATGAGCAAGGGCATGATAGATGCTGTGATCGTTGGGGCAGACCGGATTGCGTCAAATGGAGATGTTGCCAATAAAATCGGGACCTATTCACTCTCTGTTCTGGCGAAGGTTCACGGGATTCCGTTTTATGTAGCCGCTCCTATGTCTACAATAGATTTTGATTGCCCGAGTGGGGAACTAATCCCCATTGAGGAACGTGATACAAAGGAGATTACCCATATAATGGGGAATAGGATTGCTCCTGAAGTCAACGTATTGAATCCTGCCTTTGATATCACCCCAAATGAGAATATAAGTTCTATTATTACTGAAAAGGGTATCGCAAGGGCACCATATACGATAAGTCTAAAAGAGCTATTGTACTGA